One Acidobacteriota bacterium genomic window carries:
- a CDS encoding D-aminoacylase: MKKIYKVIGFYVLFFGLNLLLLSYEFDIIIKNGRIIDGTGNPWFYGDVGVKDGKIVFVGKTGNGNAKKVIESRSLVVAPGFIDVLDQSDFTILVDGNAESKIRQGVTTLIYGEGGSAAPLTDFIKNEWKREAEHYGITLDWTTLKEYYEKLMKGGISVNIATYVGAAQVRMAVIGAENREPTHDELERMKQLVAQAMEDGAVGISSALIYPPGSFAKTDELIELCKVVSKYGGIYATHIRNEGDRQVEALKEAIEIGMKANLPVEIFHFKVAGKENWGNSKIAISLIEEARSKGLDITADQYPYIASSTSINATVPPWVHEGGTEKYLSRLQDKELRKKIKDEMLHKKEGWENMYLGPGGWENILIASLKQEKNKIYEGKSVSEAAKIAKKDPFEFVFDLIVEEKGSVGAIYFSMAENDVKAIMKTPWVMIDSDWSALRPDGILGEGKPHPRAYGTFPRVLGKYVREEKILTLEDAIRKMTSFPAQRFKFKDRGLIWEGMSADITVFNPETVIDKATFQNPHQYPEGIEYVIVNGILVIDKGNHTGARSGKILYGPGKK; this comes from the coding sequence TTGAAAAAAATTTACAAGGTAATTGGATTTTATGTTTTATTTTTTGGATTAAATCTTCTATTGCTTTCATATGAGTTTGACATAATTATCAAAAATGGAAGAATAATCGATGGAACAGGAAACCCATGGTTCTATGGAGATGTTGGGGTAAAAGATGGGAAAATTGTGTTCGTCGGAAAAACTGGAAATGGAAATGCAAAAAAAGTCATAGAATCCAGGAGTCTGGTAGTAGCACCTGGATTTATCGATGTTCTTGACCAGTCAGATTTTACGATTCTCGTTGATGGCAATGCAGAAAGCAAAATAAGGCAGGGAGTGACAACTTTAATTTATGGAGAAGGAGGTTCAGCTGCGCCCCTTACTGATTTCATAAAAAATGAATGGAAAAGAGAGGCTGAGCATTATGGTATTACTCTCGATTGGACAACTCTTAAAGAGTATTATGAAAAATTAATGAAAGGAGGGATCTCAGTTAACATTGCCACATATGTAGGTGCTGCTCAAGTAAGAATGGCAGTTATAGGTGCTGAGAATAGAGAACCTACTCATGATGAGCTGGAAAGAATGAAACAATTAGTAGCACAGGCAATGGAAGATGGAGCAGTTGGAATATCAAGCGCACTCATTTATCCGCCAGGTTCATTCGCAAAAACTGATGAATTGATTGAACTCTGTAAAGTTGTATCAAAATATGGAGGAATTTATGCAACCCATATAAGGAATGAAGGTGACAGGCAAGTTGAAGCATTAAAAGAAGCAATTGAAATAGGAATGAAGGCGAATTTGCCAGTTGAAATATTCCATTTTAAAGTTGCCGGAAAAGAAAACTGGGGCAACAGCAAAATTGCAATCTCTTTAATCGAAGAGGCAAGATCAAAAGGGTTGGATATCACAGCAGACCAGTATCCCTACATCGCCTCATCAACCAGCATAAACGCTACAGTTCCTCCCTGGGTTCATGAAGGCGGAACGGAAAAATATCTTTCGAGACTTCAAGATAAAGAATTAAGAAAAAAAATTAAGGATGAAATGTTACATAAGAAAGAAGGATGGGAAAACATGTATCTGGGTCCAGGTGGATGGGAGAACATTCTTATAGCATCTCTTAAACAGGAAAAAAATAAAATATACGAAGGAAAGAGTGTATCTGAGGCAGCTAAAATCGCAAAGAAAGACCCATTTGAATTTGTGTTTGACCTGATAGTAGAAGAAAAAGGCTCTGTTGGGGCAATCTACTTTTCAATGGCAGAGAATGATGTGAAAGCAATTATGAAGACTCCATGGGTTATGATTGATTCTGACTGGTCCGCTCTAAGGCCCGATGGAATACTTGGTGAGGGAAAGCCTCATCCAAGAGCATACGGAACTTTTCCAAGAGTTCTGGGAAAATATGTAAGGGAAGAAAAAATCTTAACTCTTGAGGATGCGATAAGAAAAATGACATCATTTCCAGCCCAAAGGTTCAAATTTAAGGATAGAGGTCTTATCTGGGAGGGAATGTCTGCGGACATAACTGTATTCAATCCAGAAACAGTAATCGATAAAGCTACTTTTCAAAATCCCCATCAATACCCTGAAGGAATTGAATATGTAATTGTTAATGGAATCTTGGTTATAGATAAAGGAAATCATACAGGAGCAAGGTCTGGAAAAATTCTTTATGGTCCTGGTAAAAAGTAA
- the carA gene encoding glutamine-hydrolyzing carbamoyl-phosphate synthase small subunit: protein MIGNLKKAALILEDGTIFFGSSFGYEGDAQGEIVFNTSMAGYQEILTDPSYKGQIVVMTYPLIGNYGCNEEDVESSKPWVEGFVIKEPPYIPFNWRKKESLEEYLIRKKIPGIFGIDTRKLTKIIRTHGAQNAIISTTTLDYDLLIKKVRSLPSIVGIDMVKYVTSEKPYEWKEGIWEWKKGYGKRTNFKYFVVAYDFGIKRNILRNLVSYGIRVYVVPAKTSCKEILDLNPDGVFLSNGPGDPEPVSYAIENIKNMIGRLPIFGICLGHQLLALALEGKTYKLKFGHHGGNHPVKNIKKNAIEITTQNHNFAVNPGSLKQNIEITHINLNDYTVEGLSLKEKFLFSVQYHPESSPGPRDSRYLFDEFVKLIQDFKREKVA, encoded by the coding sequence ATGATTGGAAATCTAAAAAAAGCGGCATTAATACTTGAGGATGGGACAATATTTTTTGGAAGTTCTTTTGGTTATGAAGGTGATGCCCAAGGAGAAATTGTGTTTAATACATCCATGGCTGGTTATCAGGAGATATTAACAGATCCTTCTTATAAAGGTCAAATTGTCGTTATGACTTACCCTCTTATTGGGAACTATGGGTGTAATGAGGAAGATGTGGAATCTTCAAAGCCATGGGTAGAAGGATTTGTGATTAAAGAACCACCCTATATTCCCTTTAATTGGCGAAAAAAGGAATCTCTTGAAGAATATCTAATAAGAAAGAAAATTCCTGGAATATTTGGGATTGACACAAGAAAACTTACAAAAATCATAAGAACTCATGGAGCTCAAAATGCAATAATTTCTACAACCACTTTAGATTATGATTTATTGATAAAGAAAGTTAGGAGCCTTCCATCGATCGTTGGAATTGACATGGTAAAATATGTGACATCAGAAAAACCATATGAATGGAAAGAAGGAATCTGGGAATGGAAAAAAGGGTATGGAAAAAGGACTAACTTCAAGTATTTTGTCGTTGCCTATGATTTTGGCATAAAGAGAAACATTCTCAGAAACCTTGTCTCTTATGGAATAAGAGTTTATGTGGTTCCAGCAAAAACTTCATGCAAAGAAATTCTCGATCTTAATCCAGATGGGGTTTTTCTTTCAAATGGACCGGGAGATCCAGAACCTGTTTCTTATGCAATTGAAAACATAAAAAATATGATAGGAAGGCTTCCGATTTTTGGAATCTGTCTTGGACATCAACTCCTTGCCCTTGCTCTCGAAGGCAAAACCTATAAATTAAAATTTGGCCATCATGGGGGTAATCATCCTGTCAAAAATATCAAAAAGAATGCGATTGAAATAACCACTCAAAACCATAATTTTGCAGTTAACCCTGGCTCTTTAAAACAAAACATTGAGATTACCCATATAAATTTAAACGATTACACAGTTGAAGGATTGTCCTTAAAAGAAAAATTTCTCTTCTCAGTTCAGTATCATCCGGAAAGCTCCCCAGGTCCAAGAGATTCCAGATATCTTTTTGATGAATTTGTAAAACTAATTCAAGATTTCAAAAGAGAAAAAGTTGCCTAA
- the carB gene encoding carbamoyl-phosphate synthase large subunit codes for MPKREDIKSILIIGSGPIVIGQASEFDYSGTQALKALKEENFRLILVNSNPATIMTDPEFADRTYLEPLTFEYLKKIIEAERPDALLATLGGQKALNLALELEENGVLKKYGVELIGVNAESIRKAEDRNLFKKSMKKIGLEVPESGYASNVKEAREILKNLSFPVVIRPSFTLGGSGGNIIYDWVDFDKFVPLAFMISPISKVLVEKSIIGWKEFELEVMRDRKDNVVIVCSIENFDPMGIHTGDSITVAPAQTLTDKEYQILRDASIDIMKEIGVETGGSNIQFAINPEDGRMMVIEMNPRVSRSSALASKATGFPIAKIAAKLAIGYTLDEIPNDITKKTPACFEPALDYVVVKIPRFAFEKFPEEEKYLTTQMKSVGETMAIGRTFKEALQKAIRSLEIEKFGLEQKFDLNNRESLRKKLQIPNSERLWAIADALRAGFSVEEIYLLTKIDPFFIGNIKEIVEKEKELEKYKIDNLDEQVLKKAKEMGFADRRLAEIISSNEKEIRNLREKKNILPVFKTVDTCAGEFEAETPYFYSTYDEEDEFKNSDKKRAIILGAGPNRIGQGIEFDYCCVHGVFSLKNKGYEAIMINSNPETVSTDYDISDRLYFEPVTLEDVISVYNREKPEGIIVQFGGQTPLKLAVSLEKNGIKILGTKSNFIDEAEDREKFNLFLKKLNLNSPRNGLARKISEALEIAERIGYPVLIRPSYVLGGRAMKVIHDPDELTKYLETIQEFSSEYPVLIDEFLEDAVELDVDVLSDAENAFLGGILEHIQEVGIHSGDSTMVIPPYFLPDKITNEIKNQVTLMAQKLQIVGLMNVQMAVKGAKIYVIEVNPRASRTVPFISKATGIPLAKIATRLILGEKLRQLNLQTNTSNLYSVKESVFSFDKFSEVDPVLGPEMRSTGEVIGIDRYFPLAFLKAEEAAGFKLPGKGRIFVSVKDSDKMRILPLIEKLDNLGFNFVATEGTTQYLRKHRHKVETLEKVYRGKRNIIEDIKNRKVGMIINTPSGKHEHEDAIKIRRMAFTYRIPCFTSIPSASAAVKAIEIKRKFKPSLVCLQDVLK; via the coding sequence TTGCCTAAAAGAGAAGATATAAAATCAATTTTAATTATAGGCTCAGGACCTATAGTAATAGGTCAGGCATCTGAATTTGATTACTCAGGAACCCAGGCCTTAAAAGCCCTTAAGGAAGAAAATTTTAGGTTAATTCTTGTAAATTCCAATCCTGCAACAATTATGACTGACCCTGAATTTGCGGATAGAACATACCTTGAACCTTTAACCTTTGAGTATTTAAAGAAAATAATCGAAGCTGAAAGACCTGATGCTCTTTTAGCAACACTTGGTGGGCAGAAAGCTTTGAACCTTGCCCTTGAACTTGAAGAAAATGGAGTTTTAAAAAAATATGGTGTTGAATTAATTGGAGTAAATGCTGAATCAATCAGAAAAGCTGAGGATAGAAACCTTTTCAAGAAATCAATGAAAAAAATAGGTCTTGAGGTTCCTGAATCTGGTTATGCTTCAAATGTTAAGGAAGCACGGGAGATTTTAAAAAACCTTAGTTTTCCTGTAGTTATAAGACCTTCATTCACTCTTGGTGGAAGTGGAGGAAATATAATCTATGATTGGGTAGACTTTGACAAGTTCGTCCCATTGGCTTTTATGATAAGTCCGATTTCTAAAGTATTAGTTGAAAAATCAATAATTGGATGGAAAGAATTTGAGTTAGAGGTGATGAGGGATAGAAAGGACAATGTTGTTATAGTTTGTTCCATTGAAAATTTCGACCCGATGGGAATCCATACGGGTGACTCAATTACTGTAGCTCCAGCCCAGACTCTTACTGACAAAGAATATCAAATCCTTCGAGATGCTTCGATTGATATCATGAAAGAAATAGGAGTTGAAACTGGAGGCTCAAACATCCAATTTGCCATAAATCCTGAAGATGGAAGAATGATGGTCATCGAAATGAACCCCCGTGTATCGAGGTCATCTGCACTGGCTTCAAAAGCAACTGGATTTCCAATTGCAAAGATTGCTGCTAAATTAGCAATCGGATATACACTGGATGAAATTCCAAATGACATAACAAAGAAAACTCCTGCATGTTTTGAGCCTGCGTTGGATTATGTAGTTGTAAAAATACCCAGATTTGCTTTTGAAAAGTTTCCTGAAGAAGAAAAATATCTAACGACTCAGATGAAATCAGTGGGCGAAACAATGGCAATTGGAAGAACATTTAAAGAAGCATTACAGAAAGCAATCAGGTCGCTGGAGATAGAAAAATTTGGGTTAGAACAAAAGTTTGATTTAAACAATAGAGAATCCCTGAGAAAAAAACTCCAGATTCCTAACTCTGAAAGACTCTGGGCTATAGCAGATGCATTAAGGGCAGGTTTTTCAGTTGAAGAAATTTATCTGTTAACAAAAATTGACCCATTTTTTATCGGAAACATAAAAGAAATAGTTGAAAAGGAAAAAGAATTGGAGAAATACAAAATTGACAATTTAGATGAACAAGTTCTTAAGAAAGCAAAAGAAATGGGCTTCGCCGACAGAAGATTAGCCGAGATAATCTCTTCGAATGAGAAGGAAATAAGAAATTTAAGGGAAAAGAAAAATATTCTCCCTGTATTCAAAACCGTAGACACATGCGCTGGTGAATTTGAAGCTGAAACCCCTTATTTTTATTCAACCTATGACGAAGAAGATGAATTTAAAAATTCAGATAAAAAAAGGGCAATAATTCTTGGTGCAGGCCCAAATCGAATCGGTCAGGGAATCGAATTTGATTATTGCTGTGTTCATGGGGTGTTTTCTTTAAAAAACAAAGGGTATGAAGCTATTATGATAAATTCAAATCCAGAAACAGTTTCAACTGATTATGACATATCTGATAGACTTTATTTTGAGCCTGTTACTTTAGAAGATGTAATATCTGTGTATAATAGAGAAAAACCTGAAGGGATTATCGTGCAGTTTGGAGGTCAAACTCCACTAAAACTTGCGGTTTCCCTTGAAAAAAACGGAATAAAAATTTTAGGAACAAAATCAAATTTTATAGATGAAGCAGAGGACAGAGAGAAGTTTAATTTATTTCTAAAAAAACTAAATCTGAATTCTCCCAGAAATGGATTGGCAAGAAAGATCTCAGAGGCATTGGAGATAGCGGAAAGAATTGGATATCCAGTATTAATCAGACCTTCCTATGTTTTAGGTGGTAGAGCAATGAAGGTAATTCATGACCCTGATGAGCTTACTAAATATTTAGAAACAATTCAGGAATTTTCTTCTGAATATCCTGTTCTTATCGATGAATTTCTCGAGGATGCAGTTGAACTCGATGTGGACGTTCTCTCTGATGCAGAAAATGCTTTCTTGGGAGGAATACTGGAACACATACAGGAAGTAGGGATACATTCAGGTGATTCTACGATGGTTATTCCTCCCTATTTTTTACCGGATAAAATCACAAATGAAATCAAAAATCAGGTTACATTGATGGCACAAAAGCTTCAAATCGTTGGACTTATGAATGTCCAGATGGCTGTGAAAGGTGCCAAGATATATGTTATAGAGGTAAACCCAAGAGCATCAAGAACCGTTCCTTTCATATCAAAAGCCACTGGAATACCTCTTGCAAAAATAGCTACAAGATTAATACTTGGAGAAAAGCTCAGACAATTAAACCTGCAAACGAATACTTCAAATCTATATTCAGTTAAGGAATCTGTTTTCTCATTCGATAAGTTTTCCGAAGTAGACCCAGTTCTCGGTCCAGAAATGCGCTCGACTGGAGAGGTAATCGGAATAGATAGATATTTTCCCCTTGCATTTTTAAAAGCTGAGGAAGCAGCTGGATTTAAATTGCCAGGAAAAGGAAGAATTTTTGTAAGCGTTAAGGATTCTGACAAAATGAGGATTCTTCCATTGATTGAGAAGCTTGACAATTTAGGATTTAATTTTGTCGCCACAGAAGGAACCACGCAGTATTTAAGAAAGCACAGACATAAAGTGGAAACATTGGAGAAAGTTTACAGAGGAAAAAGAAACATTATAGAGGACATTAAGAATAGAAAAGTGGGAATGATAATAAACACTCCCTCAGGGAAACACGAACATGAAGACGCAATAAAAATTAGAAGAATGGCTTTTACTTATCGAATTCCATGCTTTACATCAATTCCTTCAGCCAGCGCTGCGGTAAAAGCAATCGAAATAAAAAGGAAATTTAAGCCCTCTCTTGTGTGTCTTCAAGATGTTTTAAAATAA
- a CDS encoding N-acetylmuramoyl-L-alanine amidase: protein MKLNGKEKARFIYVQLTFLITFLLIGNSLHPIQKNNISRIVIKRVEPVGSIVIDPGHGGSDYGSIGSSGIKEKDINLSIARKLKFIIEERMGIKISLTRDEDTEMTIDERVSFANNLRASLFISIHTNFSFLKNENGPYCYYFNPSSTYEDSRYLAGSDKILEKGKAFGNEDISFIPWNVAQIMHLGRSKYLSELVQKELNFLFEIPERNPKAAPFKILNGTNMPAMVIEMIYLSNQEDEKKIMDLNFHYSISSSIYKGISQFLKENF, encoded by the coding sequence ATGAAATTGAACGGGAAAGAGAAAGCTCGTTTTATTTATGTCCAGTTGACATTTCTGATTACTTTCCTACTGATAGGTAATTCTTTACATCCTATTCAGAAAAATAATATAAGCAGAATTGTAATAAAAAGAGTCGAACCTGTAGGAAGCATTGTAATTGACCCTGGACACGGGGGGTCAGATTATGGTTCTATAGGTAGCTCAGGGATCAAGGAAAAGGACATAAATCTCTCTATAGCAAGAAAATTAAAGTTTATCATTGAAGAGAGAATGGGAATTAAAATATCCCTCACAAGAGATGAAGATACTGAAATGACAATTGATGAAAGAGTTTCATTTGCCAATAATTTAAGAGCCAGCTTATTTATTAGTATTCATACAAACTTCTCTTTTCTAAAAAATGAGAATGGGCCATACTGCTATTATTTTAACCCATCTTCAACCTACGAAGATTCAAGATATCTTGCAGGCTCAGATAAAATTTTGGAAAAAGGTAAAGCTTTTGGAAATGAAGATATTTCATTCATTCCATGGAATGTTGCTCAAATAATGCATCTTGGGAGAAGTAAATATTTATCGGAATTAGTACAAAAAGAATTAAATTTCTTGTTTGAGATACCCGAAAGAAACCCTAAAGCTGCACCTTTTAAAATACTGAATGGGACAAACATGCCAGCCATGGTAATTGAAATGATATATTTATCAAACCAGGAGGACGAAAAAAAGATTATGGACTTAAATTTTCATTATTCTATTTCATCTTCTATCTATAAGGGGATTTCTCAATTCCTAAAAGAGAATTTTTAG
- a CDS encoding GerMN domain-containing protein codes for MRKSQYLKKSSNKSIKSRTFSKFIILIFTLIIISAGVYLAVRSKNTGEKERSEGKEIYLAKTPLFSEKDEKIKIKLFFLSEEESMFHLEEREIFKSTSISNQAKQVIIETIKGSKQGLISPVPPETKLRELFISKDGTAFVNLSTEFSDGIPGGTTSELSAIYCIVNSLAYNFPTIEKVKFLIDGIEKETLKGHIDLTKSFFPDFSNVHQLTKTD; via the coding sequence ATGAGAAAAAGCCAGTATTTAAAGAAAAGTTCAAATAAATCTATTAAAAGCAGGACATTTTCAAAATTTATCATATTGATCTTTACATTGATTATTATATCTGCTGGGGTCTATTTAGCAGTGAGATCAAAAAACACAGGAGAAAAAGAAAGGTCTGAAGGAAAAGAAATCTATTTAGCAAAAACCCCGCTTTTTTCGGAGAAGGATGAGAAAATTAAAATAAAGCTTTTCTTTCTATCTGAAGAAGAGTCAATGTTTCATTTAGAAGAAAGAGAGATATTCAAGAGTACATCGATATCCAACCAGGCAAAACAGGTAATAATTGAAACTATAAAAGGCTCTAAGCAGGGACTTATATCACCAGTCCCTCCGGAAACTAAATTGAGAGAACTCTTTATCTCAAAGGATGGAACAGCTTTTGTAAATCTGTCAACGGAGTTTTCAGATGGAATTCCAGGGGGTACAACATCAGAACTCTCCGCTATCTACTGCATTGTAAATTCACTCGCTTATAATTTTCCCACAATTGAAAAGGTAAAGTTTCTTATCGACGGAATAGAAAAAGAGACATTAAAAGGGCATATAGATTTAACAAAATCATTCTTTCCTGATTTTTCAAATGTCCATCAATTAACAAAAACTGATTAA